The Candidatus Methylomirabilota bacterium genomic sequence TGACGGCCGTCGGCCTCAAGGAGGGTGAGCCGATCCCCGACCGGAAGGGTTCTTCCGACGTCGGCAACGTCAGCCAGGTGCTGCCGACCATCCAGCCGATGATCGGCATCGCGCCCGAGGGCATGGCCATCCACACGCGCGACTTCGCCGACGCGGCCGTCAAGCCGCTGGCACGGCAGGGCATGATCGCCGCCGCGAAGACCATGGCCATGACGACCTTCGATCTCCTCGCCGAGCCCGCGCGGATCAAGGCCGCCAAGAAGGAGTTCATGCGGCCGTGAGTACGAGTAGAATTCGGTTGGCCAACAGGGTTCGTCGTGACAACTGATACCTCGAAATCCGCCTATATCCATGAGGCCCAGGTCAAGAATTACAAGAGCCTGGCTCAAGTGGTAGTGCCCCTACGCCCGCTGTCCGTCCTCGTTGGTCCGAACGGTGCGGGAAAGAGCAACTTTACGGATGCGCTTCGGTTCGTGGCGGACTCGCTCAACGGGACCCTGTCGCTTGCCCTCAAACAGCGCGGAGGCATCGGCGCGGTTCGCCGCATTTCGAGCGGTCATCCGAACAACTTTGGCGTTCGGCTCAAGCTGGCCCTACGTGATCACGTCTTTGCTGACTTCTCTTTCGAGATCACCGCCGCTGCAGCAGGCAACTTCCTCGTAAAGCGAGAGCGCTGCAGTGTTCGCGGGCTCATGAAACACGACGTCTACCAAGTCGAGAACGGGGAATTCACAACCCCGGTGCCTGGCATCAGAGCCAAGATTGAGCCAGATCGTCTTGCTCTCACCATCCTCTCTGCCGTAGAAGAGTTCCGGCCAGTGTTCGACTTCCTCAGTCGGATGCGATTCTACTCAATCGCTCCAGAGATGATCCGCGAGATTCAGGATCCAGATGCGGGAGACGTGCTCCGGCGAGACGGGAGCAATGCAGCCGCAGTGCTTCGGGAAATGAGTAGAAAATCGAAGGACACCTACGACAAAGTCTGCCGTCTTCTGTCAAAGGTAGTCCCCGGTGTGAGCGCCGTTGAATACCGATCGTTGGGACAAAAGGAAACTCTGACCTTCAAGCAGGACATTGGCGCCAATTGGCCTTGGAACTTTGATGCTCTCAACATGTCAGATGGAACGCTTAGGGCACTTGGCATTCTCTTGGCCGTTTATCAGCCTTCTGTGCCAGCCCTGGTCGTTATTGAGGAACCTGAGGCAACCATTCATCCTGCTGCTATGGATGTGCTCGTACAGATCCTCAAAGATGGTCAACATCGCACTCAAGTTCTCGTAACTACACATAGCCCCGATGTCCTAGATAACAAGGCAATCCCGGAGGATTGTATCCTTGCCGTGGAGAACCACCGAGGGAAGACGCTGATTGGAACGCTAGGCCGGCTCTCTCGCGAGAGCATCAGGCGCAGGCTCTACAGCGCTGGCGAGCTAATGAGGGTTGGTGAGTTAGAGGTTGACCGAGCTCACGCCGAGGAGCTAGGAGAGCAGCTCGACCTATTCGGCCCACTTAACACACTGTGATTGTTCCGATCGTCGAGGGGCACGCGGAACGTGAGTCCATCCCCGTTTTTGTCCGGAGACTCCTGAATGACCAAGGAGTCCACAACATCCCAGTTCGTTCAGGATTCCGTGTGCATCGAGACAAAGTCGTTAAACCTGGAGAGCTCGAAAGGACAGTTGAGACAGCGCTGAGCGAGGCAAACGCAAGAGCGCTCATACTCATTCTGGACGCTGATGACGATTGTCCGGCAACCCTCGGCGCGACGCTCCTGGGCCGCGGAGTCGTCAGCGCCGCAGGCCACCCCCTCGGTGTGGTCTTGGCCAAGAAAGAGCTCGAGGCGTGGTTCATAGCCGGCATTGAGTCCCTCCGGGGGCAGCGCGGCATTCGGGACGATGCTACGTGCCCGGCAGATCCCGAGAGCATCCAGGGAGCGAAGGGCTGGCTGACACAGCACATGGAAGGTGGTCGAACCTACGTCGAAGTGGACGATCAACCCGCACTCATTACCATCTTTGACTACGTGACGGCCGCACCCAGATCGCGATCGTTGAGGAAGTTCTTGGCGGAGGTAACGTCACTTCGTCATGCGCTTGCGGTTGAGCCATAGGCTCAGCACCCTATATCTTCCACAACTATTACTATGACATCACACAGGAACACACGGGGCCAAGTTCATGCTCGGCCAGAACCGGCCGCCAGCGGGGCGCGCCCGCGTCATCGAAGAGCAGCACAAGCGCGCCAGATCAATCACCTCCGTACCGCTGAGGTGCAGCGGTCGACGCTCGACCACGCCCCAACACGAGGAGCCACGCATGGCACGTGAGACGCTCGACCAGGCGAAGACCAAGGTCGCGGAGGCGGTGGACCGCCTGGCCGACGACCTCGAAAAGATGTCCCACCAGATCCACGGCAACCCGGAGCTTTGCTTCAAGGAGGAGAAGGCGGCGGGCTGGCTCAGCGACTTCCTCGAGAAGCACGGCGCCCGCGTCGAGCGCGGTGTCGGCGGGCTGCCGACGGCCTTCCGCGCGAGCATCGAGGGTAGCGGGCCGGGGCCGACCGTCGCCATCATGGCGGAGTACGACGCCCTGCCCAACATCGGGCACGCCTGCGGGCACAACGTGATCGCCACCGCGGGCGCCGGCGCGGGCGCGGCCATCGCCGCGGCGCTTGGCAAGGTGCCCTTCGCGGGGCGCATCCAGGTCATCGGGACGCCGGCCGAGGAGGGCGGCGCGGGCAAGGTCAGGCTCATGGAGGCGGGAGTCTTCAAGGACGTGGACGCCGCCATGATGATCCACGGCCGCTGCGGCACGCAGGTGTGGCGGCCGAGCCTCGGCATCATCAAGGTCACGTGCGAGTTCTTCGGCAAGGCCTCGCACGCCTCGTCCTGGCCCTGGCGCGGCGTCAACGCGCTCAACGCCATGATCCAGCTCTTCGTCTCGCTCGATCTGATGCGGCAGCAGATCAAGCCGGACGCGCGCGTGCACGGCATCATCACCAAGGGCGGCGACCAGGCCAATATCATCCCCGAGCACACGTCGGCCGAGTTCTACCTGCGGGCGCCCACCAAGGACTACTGCAAGGAGCTGCTGCGGCGTTTCGAGGGGTGCACCCAGGGCGCGGCAACCGCGACGGGCTGCACGGCCAAGGTCACGGCGGACGCGACCATCCACGACCCGCTTAAGGCAAACTTCACGATGGCGGACCTGTTCTGCAAGAACCTCGAGCGGATCGACTTCCCCGTCGATCCCGACGATGGCGAGGCGGGCTACGGCTCGACGGACTGCGGCAACGTCAGCCAGGCCATCCCGACCATCCATCCGTACATCCGCATCTCGCCCGACGGCATTCCGGGGCACTCACGCGAGTTCGCCGAGTGGGCGAAGTCGCCGCTGGCGCGCATCGGCATGGTCGCAGGAGCGAAGGCGCTGGCGCTGACGGCGCTCGACCTCCTGGCCAGGCCCGCGGAGCTCAAGAAAGCGAAAGACGAGTTCGCGAAGACCCAGGGCTGAAGGCCCGGCGGGCTACTGAACGACTCGTAGGCCGCTCAAAAAGGGTCCAGATGCGAGACGGCGCCCAACGCCGCAGGCCGGCGAGAAGGGTCCAGATGCGAGGCGGCGCCCGAAGGCCACACGCGAGGCGTACTCCTGTACGTCGAGCGTGCGGCCGAGGGTGCCAACGAAGCAGATGGGCCCTTATCGGCGGCCTGCTAGCCGCGCAAGGCGCGCAGGACCTTGCGCGCCTGCCCCAGGTGGTCCATGACGTGGAGCCTGAAGATGACGGCGTAGGCCTTCCAGTCGAGCTCTTCGATCCAGTGCAACGGCGTCTCGCGACCGTCCGGCTCCTTCACGTTGATGACCATGACGACCGGCGCGCGCGCCTCGTTGAGTCTGTCGGGCGCCGCGCCGAGGGCCGCCACGACCTCCGCCTGGAGCCTCTTGAGCTCGCCCAGGAGTTCCGGCCACGGGCGAGCCAGCGGGTCGCGAGACTGAAGCCCCGCCGGGATGGGCTCACCCGGGGGCCGTCTCCCCGCGAGCAGATCGCGGAGCTCCTCGAGGCTCGGCCGATGGGTTTCCACGAGGTGATCCGCCACCTCCTGGATGCTCCACTCGCCGGGAAGGGCCCGGACCGGCGCCTCCGCCTCCGTCACCCCGTCGAGGAACGCCTCAAGGGCGGCGAAGCCTGCCGCGACGCGTTCGTGAACTTTGGCCGCCGTGAGATGGGTGCCCTTGTCGTCCAGGTACTCCCTCGCCTTGACCTGCTCAGGTCTCACGGTCACGCAGTCTCCTGGCCGCCGGCGCGCCTCCGCTCGGCGGCGCGCTCGGACGCCAGGCGCCCTTCTTCGGCGTCCGAAAGATCGGCGAAGGACATGGACGCCGCGATGGCGCGGTGGCCGGCCTGCTCGGCGATGAGCCGGTGCATGGCCTGGCAGATCCGCCTGTACGCCGGGTGACCCTGGGGTGTCGTCCGCAGCTCGATCATGTGCATGGCCTCGCGCGCGTTGAGTTCCATGTAGAAGCGCACGCGGTACGCCATGGCCACGGCATACGGTGCCACCTCCGGGAGGCCCGCGGCCACGAGCGCCTCATAGAGCCCCGCCGCGTCGTCCATGACCCGCCGCCAGTCCGGGAGCGCCCCGACCGTCTCGATCTCCTCGGAGACGACCCAGCCGTGGCGCATGGACAGGGGCTGCCACTCCAGAGTCAGCAGGCGGTGGCGCTGGAGATCGCGGAAGGCGCCGTAGTCGCCGAGCACGTCGAAGCGATACGCAGTGCGCTCGAAGGCGCGGCCCGGCTTGTGCCGCCGGTTGGCGCGCGCGCCCACGTAGGCCTCAAGCACCTGGCGCCGCTCCTCGGCCCCGAGCTTGCGCGCCACCGCCAGCAGCTGGTCGTCGGGAAGCCGCGAGGACGAATACAGCGCCGCCGCCACGACCTTGACCTCGCCCTCGGGATCGAAATCCGTCAGCGTCACCTCGTCGCGCGGCTCGGGCTCGAGCCCGGCGAGAAGACATCCGGCAACGTCGGCCGTCTCCCGCCGCGCCGCCTCGAGGTAGCGACTCCAGGCCCCGCCGCGCTCGGGCCGGTCCACGCGCGTGAGGAAGGCCGGGATGACCTTCCGGAGCTCCACCAGCATGAGCGAAGCATAGTCGCGCACCTCAGCCAGCGGGTGGATGCGCATGCGGAGCAGCAGCGCCTCGTAGCCCTGCCCTGTGCCGAAGATGCCGACGCTCGAGCGCGTGGCCGCCGGCAGGAGGCCGCGCAGGCTGTCGAGCGCCTTGGCGCGGATGGTCGCGCGCCAGGCGACGTCGCTGTCTCCGGCGGGCTTCGGGAAGCGCGGCGTCCAGTGCTCGCGCATCGGGTCGATCCAGCGGGCGTACGTCTCGAACGCGCGGTCGAGGACCTCGGTGTAGCGCTGGTACAGAGGCTGGCCGTCGAGCTCGGCCGGGATGTGGTACTTCCAGCGCCCGCCCGGCCTGTCCGTATAGGGGATGTAGCGCGTGGACTGCTCGAGGTAGGCCATGAGCCGGCCCCATTCGAGTACCTTGGTCAGGATGTTCGACGCGCCCTCGCAGGCCAGGTGTACGCCGCCCAGCTGCGCCACCGAGTCGTCGCCGTACTCGGAGAAGACCCGCTCGTAGAGCTGCTCGGCCCGGGCCGTCCCGACGGTTCGCGCAGCGGCGCCGACGGGCGATTGTTCGACGAACTCGTCGAGGAAAAGGCGGCGGAGCGACTTGGCCGAGCGCGAGTAGCGGGCGAAGAGCGCGCCCTTGACTACCTCGGGCAGGTTGACGAGGGCGAAGACCGGCCCGTCGAGATTGGTGAAGTAGGGCGCGAGCGCGGCCCGCTCCTCGGGGCTGAACGTCTCCACGCGGCTATCCTAGCACGCGCCCCGCGCACGCGGCACGGGGCGCCCCCCGAACCGGGTTCTAGCGAGCCAGGTATGTATCCCCGCCCGTGAACATGTCCTCGCGCGGAGGCGCGAACACGTCGATGACCTCGGTGTCCTCCGGGAAGTAGGCCTCGTGCGGCGTGTTGCCGGGGATGACGCCAAGATCGCCCGCGACACACGTGCGCTTCTCCCCCGCCAGGTTGAACTCCATCTTCCCCGAGAGCATCCAGAAGAGCTGCTCGTGCGGGTGCTGGTGCATGGCGGCGCGGGCGCCCGCCTTCATCTTCCAGAAGACCACCATCTCCTTCTCGCCCACGAGGATCTTGCGGCTGATCTTGTCGCCGATCTTCTCCTCGGGCAGGGTCTTGAGGCTGGCATACCCCTTCATGACGGGAATCGGCATACGCGTGTGCCTCCTGGCATTTCTGACGTCGGGTGCCACGAGGCTAGCGGCAGCGTCCGGGCAAGTCAAGCCTCGTTGACCCCGGCGCCTCGTTGACCCAGCTGAAGGCCGCGTGTGATAATCCGTTCATGCGTCCGGCCCTCGTGGCGGTTACGCTTCTCGTGGCGACGCTCTCGGCCGGCTGCATCTCGAGCAAGTTCGGCCGCGAGTTCCCGTCGCCGGAGCCCCGCGCGATCACCGTGGGCAAGACCGACAAGGCCGAGATCCAGCGCCTCTTCGGCGAGCCCTACCAGGTCGGCATCGACAGCGGCGATGCGACATGGCGCTGGTTCTTCGGGCGGCGGAGCAGGAGCACGGAGCAGACCAAGGACCTCTCCGTGCGCTGGAACGCCGCCGGCACCGTCAAATCCTACGCGTTCACATCCAACTTTCCCGACGACATGAAACGGCTCAAGTAGAAAGGACACCCCATGCCCAACATCACCGTGCAGTGGTACGCCGGCCGCACCCCGCAGCAGAAGCGCGAGATCACGGCCGCCATCACCGAAGCGATGGTCAGGATCGGCAAGACCACGCCCGAGCAGGTGCACATCGTCTTCCAGGACGTGGAGAAGTCGGACTGGGGCGTGAACGGGAGATTGGCCTCCGACTAGTGGCCAAGCTCAAGGTCGGTTTCATCCCCGTCGAGGGTGGCCACTACTACAAGGACGCCCTCGAGGAGGTCGTCCGCGGCGAAGACCTCGGGTTCGACTCCGTCTGGATGGAGGAGCACCACTCGGTCGTCAACCACTACTGGCCTTCCCCGCTGCCGGTGCTGGCCGGCTTCGCGACGCGCACCTCGCGCGTCCTCCTCGGCACGGACATCCTGGTGGCGCCCTTCTACCACCCGGTGCGGCTCGCCGAGGACGCGGCGCTGATCGACGTCATGTCGGGCGGCCGCTTCGTGCTGGGCGCGGCCATCGGCTACAAGCCCGACGAGTTCGCCCTGTACGGCGCCGAGCTCGAGAAGCGCGGCGCGCGCTTCGAGGAGCAGCTCCAGATCGTCAAGGGCCTGTGGACCCAGGACGGGATCGCCTTCAAGGGCCGGTACTACCAGGTCGAGGGCACGCTCGAGCCGAAACCCGTCTCGAAGCCCCACCCGCCGATCTGGATCGGGGGCTGGGGCGACATCACGCTCAAGCGCGCGGCCACGCTCGCCGACAACTGGATCCCGGGACCGACCGCCGACCTGCCGCGCCTGCTCAACGGCAAGCGGCAGTTTCGCGACAACCGCGCGGCGGCCGGCCTCACAGCGCCGATCACGGAGTGGCCCCTGACCCGCGACGTCATCATCGCCGACACCGACAAGGAGGCGCGCGAGCTGGCGGAGCGGCACATCATGGTGTCATATCGCAGGGAGTACGCAGGGGGCTGGAAGCATCCCTTCATCGACGCCTCGATCGCGACCGACCTCGACGGGCTCATGAAGGATCGCTTCCTCATCGGCGGGCCGGACCAGGTACGGAAGGCGCTCGAGCCGTTCGTGAAGGAGTACGGCCTGACGCACCTCATCTGCCGGCTCTTCTTCCCCGGCATGCCGCACCGGCACATCATGCGCGAGCTGGAGCTCATCGCCAAAGAGGTCATGCCGGCATTCCAGTAAGACTCTCGCTCAAGTCCGCCTCCTTTCACGTCCGGAACCTCGAAACGAGGCTGCCCTTCCGGTACGGCATCGTCACGCTCACGCGCTTCCCGCTGCAGTGGAGCTTCGACTCGCTGGAGGCAGAGCCCTGATCGCCTGGCGCCTCAACCGCTCCTTCGCCTGGAACGCGGCGCACCCGCCCACGCTGCCTCCGCGCCCGCGCCGGCTGCCCGCGGCCCCTCCCCTTCGCCTCTTCGACCACGCGCTCGAGTGTCCCGTGGGCATCGCGGCGGGCCCGCTGCCGAACTCCAAATGGATCGAGGCGTACGCGCGGCTCGGCTACGGTCTCCTGACGTACAAGACGGTGCGCACGGTCGAGCGCGCCGCCTTCCCGGCGCCCAACGTGGCCTTCTGCCGGTTCGGCGACCCGGCGGTGCTCGAGCCGGCGCCTCGCCGCCTCGACCCCGCCGCGGTCACATGGATCGTCTCCTTCGGCCTGCCGTCGGCCAAGCCCGATCTCTGGCGCGCCGACGTCAAGCGGGCCCGGGGGAAGCTCCGGCCGGGGCAGATCCTGATCGTCAGCGTGGCGGGCACGCCCGCGCCCGGCGGGGACGGCGAGCAGCTCGCCGAGGACTACGCGCAGGCCGCGCGCTGGGCGGCCGAGGCGGGCGCCGACGTGGTTGAGGTCCACCTTTCCTGCCCGAACACGGTCGCCGCGCGCCCGCAGATGGTCTTCGAGGACCAGGCGCTCTCCGCGCACATCGTCGCGCGGGTGCGCCGCGCCGTGGGGTCGCGGCCGGTCGTCGCCAAGCTCGGCGCCGCGCGGAGCCCGCGCGCGCTCCACGACCTGGCGACCGCCATCGCGCGCTGGGTCGACGGCTTCGTGCTCGTCAACGGACTCCAGCGCCGCGTGGTCAAGGCCGACGGGACGGCGGCACTGCCGGGCGCGGCGCGCGAGCTGGCAGACATCTCGGGTGACGCGGTCTGGGACGCCTGCCGGGTCCAGGTGGAGGAGCTCTGCGCCTGGCGCAAGGCGGGTGCGTGGAACAAGGCGATCCTCGCCGTGGGTGGCATCACCACGGTCGAGCGCGCGCGCGAGACGCTCGCTGCCGGCGCCAACGCGGCGCTCGTGGCGACAGCGGCGCTCGTCGACCCGCTCCTAGCGGCGCGGTTCAGGACCGGCGTCAAGCGCCCGCGCGCCTAGCCCGCGCCGGGGATGTGCTAGGCTTCGGCCATGCGTTGGGTCGTTGTCCTGCCCTTCGACCGGCCGGAGCACATGGGCGTGGACTTCCGCGACGAGCTCACGGCGATGGGCCACGAGGTCCG encodes the following:
- a CDS encoding AAA family ATPase gives rise to the protein MTTDTSKSAYIHEAQVKNYKSLAQVVVPLRPLSVLVGPNGAGKSNFTDALRFVADSLNGTLSLALKQRGGIGAVRRISSGHPNNFGVRLKLALRDHVFADFSFEITAAAAGNFLVKRERCSVRGLMKHDVYQVENGEFTTPVPGIRAKIEPDRLALTILSAVEEFRPVFDFLSRMRFYSIAPEMIREIQDPDAGDVLRRDGSNAAAVLREMSRKSKDTYDKVCRLLSKVVPGVSAVEYRSLGQKETLTFKQDIGANWPWNFDALNMSDGTLRALGILLAVYQPSVPALVVIEEPEATIHPAAMDVLVQILKDGQHRTQVLVTTHSPDVLDNKAIPEDCILAVENHRGKTLIGTLGRLSRESIRRRLYSAGELMRVGELEVDRAHAEELGEQLDLFGPLNTL
- a CDS encoding DUF4276 family protein; protein product: MIVPIVEGHAERESIPVFVRRLLNDQGVHNIPVRSGFRVHRDKVVKPGELERTVETALSEANARALILILDADDDCPATLGATLLGRGVVSAAGHPLGVVLAKKELEAWFIAGIESLRGQRGIRDDATCPADPESIQGAKGWLTQHMEGGRTYVEVDDQPALITIFDYVTAAPRSRSLRKFLAEVTSLRHALAVEP
- a CDS encoding M20 family metallopeptidase — translated: MARETLDQAKTKVAEAVDRLADDLEKMSHQIHGNPELCFKEEKAAGWLSDFLEKHGARVERGVGGLPTAFRASIEGSGPGPTVAIMAEYDALPNIGHACGHNVIATAGAGAGAAIAAALGKVPFAGRIQVIGTPAEEGGAGKVRLMEAGVFKDVDAAMMIHGRCGTQVWRPSLGIIKVTCEFFGKASHASSWPWRGVNALNAMIQLFVSLDLMRQQIKPDARVHGIITKGGDQANIIPEHTSAEFYLRAPTKDYCKELLRRFEGCTQGAATATGCTAKVTADATIHDPLKANFTMADLFCKNLERIDFPVDPDDGEAGYGSTDCGNVSQAIPTIHPYIRISPDGIPGHSREFAEWAKSPLARIGMVAGAKALALTALDLLARPAELKKAKDEFAKTQG
- a CDS encoding DinB family protein; this encodes MTVRPEQVKAREYLDDKGTHLTAAKVHERVAAGFAALEAFLDGVTEAEAPVRALPGEWSIQEVADHLVETHRPSLEELRDLLAGRRPPGEPIPAGLQSRDPLARPWPELLGELKRLQAEVVAALGAAPDRLNEARAPVVMVINVKEPDGRETPLHWIEELDWKAYAVIFRLHVMDHLGQARKVLRALRG
- a CDS encoding FAD-dependent thymidylate synthase — protein: METFSPEERAALAPYFTNLDGPVFALVNLPEVVKGALFARYSRSAKSLRRLFLDEFVEQSPVGAAARTVGTARAEQLYERVFSEYGDDSVAQLGGVHLACEGASNILTKVLEWGRLMAYLEQSTRYIPYTDRPGGRWKYHIPAELDGQPLYQRYTEVLDRAFETYARWIDPMREHWTPRFPKPAGDSDVAWRATIRAKALDSLRGLLPAATRSSVGIFGTGQGYEALLLRMRIHPLAEVRDYASLMLVELRKVIPAFLTRVDRPERGGAWSRYLEAARRETADVAGCLLAGLEPEPRDEVTLTDFDPEGEVKVVAAALYSSSRLPDDQLLAVARKLGAEERRQVLEAYVGARANRRHKPGRAFERTAYRFDVLGDYGAFRDLQRHRLLTLEWQPLSMRHGWVVSEEIETVGALPDWRRVMDDAAGLYEALVAAGLPEVAPYAVAMAYRVRFYMELNAREAMHMIELRTTPQGHPAYRRICQAMHRLIAEQAGHRAIAASMSFADLSDAEEGRLASERAAERRRAGGQETA
- a CDS encoding cupin domain-containing protein is translated as MPIPVMKGYASLKTLPEEKIGDKISRKILVGEKEMVVFWKMKAGARAAMHQHPHEQLFWMLSGKMEFNLAGEKRTCVAGDLGVIPGNTPHEAYFPEDTEVIDVFAPPREDMFTGGDTYLAR
- a CDS encoding 4-oxalocrotonate tautomerase family protein, translated to MPNITVQWYAGRTPQQKREITAAITEAMVRIGKTTPEQVHIVFQDVEKSDWGVNGRLASD
- a CDS encoding LLM class flavin-dependent oxidoreductase, with amino-acid sequence MAKLKVGFIPVEGGHYYKDALEEVVRGEDLGFDSVWMEEHHSVVNHYWPSPLPVLAGFATRTSRVLLGTDILVAPFYHPVRLAEDAALIDVMSGGRFVLGAAIGYKPDEFALYGAELEKRGARFEEQLQIVKGLWTQDGIAFKGRYYQVEGTLEPKPVSKPHPPIWIGGWGDITLKRAATLADNWIPGPTADLPRLLNGKRQFRDNRAAAGLTAPITEWPLTRDVIIADTDKEARELAERHIMVSYRREYAGGWKHPFIDASIATDLDGLMKDRFLIGGPDQVRKALEPFVKEYGLTHLICRLFFPGMPHRHIMRELELIAKEVMPAFQ